The proteins below are encoded in one region of Triticum aestivum cultivar Chinese Spring chromosome 1B, IWGSC CS RefSeq v2.1, whole genome shotgun sequence:
- the LOC123091974 gene encoding cyclin-P4-1 yields MMTMAAEDQAAVPRVVSILSALLERVAERNDVVAAVERRIRDVEEQEEEEHDQQEDGKESTTTMTKKKKAVSAFQGLTKPAISVGGYLERIFRFAGCSPSCYVVAYIYLDRFLRRRPALAVDSFNVHRLLITSVLTAVKFVDDICYNNAYFARVGGISLMEMNYLEVDFLFGIAFDLNVTPAVFASYCAVLQTEMAYLEHPPPSIDAVSPTSLLQHCLPDQEVDTAAAATAATKSGCHRHQQQLIV; encoded by the exons atgatgacgatggcggcggaggACCAGGCGGCGGTGCCGCGGGTGGTCTCGATCCTGTCGGCGCTGCTGGAGCGCGTGGCGGAGCGCAACGACGTCGTCGCGGCGGTGGAGCGGCGCATACGGGAcgtggaggagcaggaggaggaagagCATGATCAACAAGAAGACGGCAAGgagtcgacgacgacgatgacgaagaagaagaaggcggtgTCGGCGTTCCAGGGGCTGACGAAGCCGGCCATCTCCGTCGGCGGCTACCTGGAGCGCATCTTCCGGTTCGCCGGCTGCAGCCCCTCATGCTACGTGGTGGCCTACATCTACCTCGACCGCttcctgcgccgccgccccgccctcgccGTCGACTCCTTCAACGTCCACCGCCTCCTCATCACCTCCGTCCTCACCGCCGTCAAGTTCGTCGACGACAT ATGCTACAACAACGCCTACTTCGCGAGGGTGGGAGGGATCAGCCTGATGGAGATGAACTACCTGGAGGTGGACTTCCTCTTCGGCATCGCcttcgacctcaacgtcacgcccGCCGTCTTCGCCTCCTACTGCGCCGTGCTGCAGACCGAGATGGCGTACCTCGAGCACCCGCCGCCGTCCATCGACGCCGTCTCCCCCACCAGCTTGCTGCAGCACTGCTTGCCCGACCAGGAGgtcgacaccgccgccgccgccaccgccgccaccaagTCCGGCTGCCACCGACACCAGCAGCAGCTTATCGTCTGA